One window of Manihot esculenta cultivar AM560-2 chromosome 17, M.esculenta_v8, whole genome shotgun sequence genomic DNA carries:
- the LOC110605049 gene encoding salicylic acid-binding protein 2, with protein sequence MEHRNKKLMSISLLISLVPIVNGILPDFPQQSLSIKHFVLVHGSGHGAWSWYKIVALLKSSGHNVTAIDLAASGIDLQQVSTLRSISDYHRPLMELMTSLAEHEKVILVGHSLGGLAISEAMERFPDKISAAVFVTALMPGPSLSISTLINESLNRSGPLLDSSYIYGDGPNNPPTALSFGPVFLSSVMYKLSPIEDCALATTLVRPFCLFSEEDMSKKIILTAKNYGSVRRIFLISEKDKVSKRDFQLWMIQRNPPNEVIEILGSDHMLMMSKASELWCHLLSIAGKCS encoded by the exons ATGGAGCATAGAAACAAAAAGTTGATGTCAATTTCCCTTCTCATCTCCCTTGTCCCAATTGTCAACGGTATCTTACCAGATTTTCCACAGCAGAGTCTTTCCATCAAACACTTTGTGCTCGTACATGGGTCAGGCCATGGCGCCTGGTCATGGTACAAAATTGTGGCGCTACTAAAATCATCTGGCCACAATGTCACAGCCATCGACTTAGCTGCTTCGGGTATTGATCTACAGCAAGTCAGCACTCTACGATCTATATCCGATTATCACCGGCCGTTGATGGAGTTAATGACATCTCTGGCGGAACATGAGAAAGTGATCCTGGTTGGTCATAGCTTGGGTGGATTGGCAATATCTGAAGCCATGGAAAGGTTTCCTGATAAGATATCTGCAGCTGTGTTTGTGACTGCGTTGATGCCTGGACCATCACTCAGCATATCTACTCTTATTAATGAG TCATTAAATAGATCAGGTCCTCTGCTAGACAGCAGCTATATATACGGTGATGGTCCTAATAACCCTCCAACAGCACTCAGTTTTGGCCCTGTGTTCTTGTCATCAGTTATGTACAAGCTCAGCCCAATTGAG GATTGTGCATTGGCGACAACATTAGTGAGACCATTTTGCTTGTTTAGTGAAGAAGACATGTCAAAGAAGATTATTCTAACCGCAAAGAATTACGGATCAGTTCGTCGAATTTTCTTGATTTCTGAAAAAGATAAGGTTTCTAAAAGGGATTTTCAACTATGGATGATCCAAAGAAATCCACCAAATGAAGTTATTGAGATTCTGGGATCTGATCATATGCTAATGATGTCTAAGGCAAGTGAGCTTTGGTGTCATCTATTAAGTATTGCTGGGAAGTGTTCTTAG
- the LOC110604393 gene encoding jasmonate-induced oxygenase 2 isoform X2: MGDVDPAFVQEQEHRPKLGITEAEGIPIIDLSILSSSDATPDHSQALEGLVKQVGNACRDWGFFQVINHGVSLEKREKIFNASKEFFAQPVEEKNKIRRDDKSMSGYYDTEHTKNVRDWKEVFDFASPNPILMYASCKPHEGEIIKWYNKWPEYYPELREVCEDYAKEIERLAFTLMELIALSLSLQPDRFHGFFKEQTTFIRLNHYPPCPAPHLALGVGRHKDPGALTILAQDDVGGLEVRRKSDGEWIFVKPTPNSYIINVGDVIQVWSNDAYESVEHRVKVNSEKERFSIPYFFNPAHDTLVKPLEEIANEKNPAKFRPYTWGEFLATRKRGNFQKLDVENIQTYHFRVSESADK; encoded by the exons aTGGGAGATGTGGATCCAGCCTTCGTTCAAGAACAAGAACACAGGCCAAAACTGGGAATTACTGAAGCCGAAGGGATACCCATAATTGATCTCTCCATACTAAGCTCTTCCGATGCCACCCCAGATCACTCTCAAGCACTCGAGGGTCTTGTTAAGCAGGTAGGCAACGCATGCAGGGACTGGGGGTTTTTTCAAGTGATAAATCATGGGGTATCACTGGAAAAGCGAGAAAAGATTTTCAATGCTTCAAAGGAATTTTTTGCTCAGCCTGTTGAGGAGAAAAACAAGATTAGGAGAGATGATAAAAGTATGTCGGGTTACTATGACACTGAGCATACCAAAAATGTTAGGGACTGGAAAGAGGTGTTTGATTTCGCTTCGCCAAATCCAATTTTAATGTATGCTTCGTGTAAACCTCATGAAGGGGAGATCATCAAGTGGTACAATAAATGGCCTGAGTATTATCCTGAGCTGAG GGAAGTCTGTGAAGATTATGCTAAAGAAATAGAAAGACTCGCCTTTACGTTGATGGAGCTTATTGCCCTGAGTTTAAGCTTGCAGCCAGATAGGTTCCATGGCTTCTTCAAAGAACAGACCACCTTCATTAGGCTCAACCACTATCCACCTTGCCCTGCTCCACACCTAGCTCTTGGGGTTGGTCGACACAAGGACCCTGGTGCCTTGACCATCCTTGCCCAAGATGATGTGGGAGGACTTGAAGTGAGGCGTAAATCTGATGGAGAGTGGATTTTTGTCAAGCCAACCCCAAATTCTTACATAATCAATGTTGGTGACGTTATTCAG GTATGGAGcaatgatgcttatgaaagtgTGGAGCACAGAGTGAAGGTAAACTCTGAGAAGGAAAGATTTTCTATTCCATACTTTTTCAATCCAGCACATGATACCTTGGTGAAGCCCTTAGAGGAGATAGCAAATGAGAAAAATCCTGCCAAATTCAGGCCTTATACTTGGGGGGAGTTTTTGGCCACCAGAAAGCGTGGTAATTTCCAAAAGCTTGATGTTGAGAACATCCAAACCTATCACTTCAGGGTATCAGAATCAGCTGACAAATAA
- the LOC110604393 gene encoding jasmonate-induced oxygenase 2 isoform X1: MGDVDPAFVQEQEHRPKLGITEAEGIPIIDLSILSSSDATPDHSQALEGLVKQVGNACRDWGFFQVINHGVSLEKREKIFNASKEFFAQPVEEKNKIRRDDKSMSGYYDTEHTKNVRDWKEVFDFASPNPILMYASCKPHEGEIIKWYNKWPEYYPELSTAVSREVCEDYAKEIERLAFTLMELIALSLSLQPDRFHGFFKEQTTFIRLNHYPPCPAPHLALGVGRHKDPGALTILAQDDVGGLEVRRKSDGEWIFVKPTPNSYIINVGDVIQVWSNDAYESVEHRVKVNSEKERFSIPYFFNPAHDTLVKPLEEIANEKNPAKFRPYTWGEFLATRKRGNFQKLDVENIQTYHFRVSESADK; the protein is encoded by the exons aTGGGAGATGTGGATCCAGCCTTCGTTCAAGAACAAGAACACAGGCCAAAACTGGGAATTACTGAAGCCGAAGGGATACCCATAATTGATCTCTCCATACTAAGCTCTTCCGATGCCACCCCAGATCACTCTCAAGCACTCGAGGGTCTTGTTAAGCAGGTAGGCAACGCATGCAGGGACTGGGGGTTTTTTCAAGTGATAAATCATGGGGTATCACTGGAAAAGCGAGAAAAGATTTTCAATGCTTCAAAGGAATTTTTTGCTCAGCCTGTTGAGGAGAAAAACAAGATTAGGAGAGATGATAAAAGTATGTCGGGTTACTATGACACTGAGCATACCAAAAATGTTAGGGACTGGAAAGAGGTGTTTGATTTCGCTTCGCCAAATCCAATTTTAATGTATGCTTCGTGTAAACCTCATGAAGGGGAGATCATCAAGTGGTACAATAAATGGCCTGAGTATTATCCTGAGCTGAG CACTGCTGTGAGCAGGGAAGTCTGTGAAGATTATGCTAAAGAAATAGAAAGACTCGCCTTTACGTTGATGGAGCTTATTGCCCTGAGTTTAAGCTTGCAGCCAGATAGGTTCCATGGCTTCTTCAAAGAACAGACCACCTTCATTAGGCTCAACCACTATCCACCTTGCCCTGCTCCACACCTAGCTCTTGGGGTTGGTCGACACAAGGACCCTGGTGCCTTGACCATCCTTGCCCAAGATGATGTGGGAGGACTTGAAGTGAGGCGTAAATCTGATGGAGAGTGGATTTTTGTCAAGCCAACCCCAAATTCTTACATAATCAATGTTGGTGACGTTATTCAG GTATGGAGcaatgatgcttatgaaagtgTGGAGCACAGAGTGAAGGTAAACTCTGAGAAGGAAAGATTTTCTATTCCATACTTTTTCAATCCAGCACATGATACCTTGGTGAAGCCCTTAGAGGAGATAGCAAATGAGAAAAATCCTGCCAAATTCAGGCCTTATACTTGGGGGGAGTTTTTGGCCACCAGAAAGCGTGGTAATTTCCAAAAGCTTGATGTTGAGAACATCCAAACCTATCACTTCAGGGTATCAGAATCAGCTGACAAATAA
- the LOC110605702 gene encoding protein DMR6-LIKE OXYGENASE 2 gives MGEVDPAFIQEQEHRPKLAKTEAQGIPIIDLSILSSSDANSDHSQALEGLVKQVGDACREWGFLQVINHGVSLEKREKIFNTSRNFFAQPLEEKQKVRRDDKRPLGYYDTEHTKNVRDWKEVFDFAAQNPVTMYASYNPDDEEITQWFNQFPEYPPEMREVCEDYAKEMEKLAFTLMELISLSLSLQPDSFHGFFKDQTTFIRLNHYPLCPAPHLALGVGRHKDAGALTILAQDDVGGLEVKRKSDGEWIWVKPTPNSYIINVGDMIQVWSNEAYESVEHRVKVNPEKERFSVPYFFNPAYDTIIKPFEKIANEQNPAKYKPYNWGKFFATRKRSNFQKLDVENIQISHFRVSELAENLEGALSIKS, from the exons ATGGGAGAGGTGGATCCAGCCTTCATTCAAGAACAAGAACACAGGCCAAAACTGGCGAAAACTGAAGCCCAAGGAATACCCATAATTGATCTCTCCATACTGAGCTCTTCTGATGCCAATTCAGATCACTCTCAAGCACTTGAGGGTCTTGTCAAGCAGGTAGGCGACGCATGCAGGGAATGGGGATTTTTGCAAGTGATAAATCATGGAGTGTCACTGGAAAAGCGAGAAAAGATTTTCAATACATCAAGGAATTTTTTTGCTCAGCCTCTTGAGGAGAAACAAAAGGTTAGGAGAGATGATAAGAGACCGTTGGGTTATTATGACACAGAGCATACCAAAAATGTCAGGGACTGGAAAGAGGTATTTGATTTCGCAGCCCAGAATCCAGTCACGATGTATGCTTCATATAATCCTGATGACGAGGAGATCACTCAGTGGTTCAATCAATTTCCTGAGTACCCTCCTGAAATGAG GGAAGTTTGTGAAGATTATGCTAAGGAAATGGAAAAGCTTGCCTTTACGTTGATGGAGCTTATTTCCCTGAGTCTAAGCTTGCAACCAGATAGTTTCCATGGCTTCTTCAAAGACCAGACCACCTTCATTAGGCTCAACCACTATCCACTTTGCCCAGCTCCTCACCTAGCTCTTGGGGTTGGTCGGCACAAGGATGCTGGGGCCTTGACCATCCTTGCCCAAGATGACGTGGGAGGACTTGAAGTGAAGCGTAAATCTGATGGGGAATGGATTTGGGTCAAGCCAACTCCAAATTCTTACATAATCAATGTTGGTGACATGATTCAG GTGTGGAGCAATGAGGCTTATGAGAGTGTCGAGCACAGAGTGAAGGTGAACCCTGAGAAGGAAAGATTTTCTGTTCCATACTTCTTCAATCCAGCATACGACACCATTATTAAGCCCTTTGAGAAGATTGCAAATGAGCAAAACCCTGCAAAATATAAGCCTTACAATTGGGGGAAGTTTTTTGCCACCAGAAAGCGTAGTAACTTTCAGAAGCTTGATGTTGAGAACATCCAAATCTCTCACTTCAGGGTATCAGAATTAGCTGAAAATTTAGAGGGTGCGTTGTCGATCAAGAGTTAG
- the LOC110604476 gene encoding protein DMR6-LIKE OXYGENASE 2 isoform X1 yields the protein MGEVDPAFVQEPEHRPKLRTIEAEGIPIIDLSILSSSDANPDHSRALENLVKQVGNACRDWGFFQVINHGVSLEKREKIFNVSRKFYAQPLEERNKIRKDDKKMLGYNDAEHTKNVRDWKEVFDLAVQNPILMSASYKPDDKEITEWHNQWPEYPPELREVCEDYVKEMEKLAYKLLELIALSLSLQPDRFHGFYKDKTAYMRLNHYRPCPAPHLALGIGRHKDSGALTILAQDDVQGLEVKRKSDGEWTLVKPTPSSYIINVGDIMQVWSNDAYESVEHRVKVNAEKERFSVPFFFNPAYYTIVKPLEELTNEHNPAKYRPYIWGKFLANRKHSNFQKLDVENIQISHFRVSELGEKLEGTLSINN from the exons ATGGGAGAGGTGGATCCAGCCTTCGTTCAAGAACCAGAACACAGGCCGAAACTGAGAACTATTGAAGCCGAAGGGATACCCATAATTGATCTCTCCATACTAAGCTCTTCTGATGCCAACCCAGATCATTCTCGAGCACTTGAAAATCTTGTTAAGCAGGTAGGCAACGCATGCAGGGACTGGGGTTTTTTTCAAGTGATAAATCATGGGGTATCACTGGAAAAGCGAGAAAAGATTTTCAATGTATCAAGGAAATTTTACGCTCAGCCTCTTGAGGAGAGAAACAAGATTAGAAAAGATGATAAGAAGATGTTAGGTTATAATGACGCAGAGCACACCAAAAATGTCAGGGACTGGAAAGAGGTGTTTGATTTGGCTGTGCAGAATCCAATTTTAATGTCTGCTTCATATAAGCCTGATGACAAGGAGATCACTGAGTGGCATAATCAATGGCCTGAGTACCCTCCTGAACTAAG GGAAGTCTGCGAAGATTATGTTAAAGAAATGGAAAAACTTGCCTATAAGTTGTTGGAGCTCATTGCCCTGAGTCTAAGCCTGCAACCAGATAGGTTCCATGGCTTCTATAAAGACAAAACTGCCTACATGAGGCTCAACCACTATCGACCTTGCCCTGCTCCTCATCTAGCTCTTGGGATTGGTCGACACAAAGATTCTGGTGCCTTAACGATTCTTGCACAAGATGATGTGCAAGGACTTGAAGTGAAGCGTAAATCTGATGGAGAGTGGACTTTGGTCAAACCAACCCCATCTTCTTACATAATCAACGTTGGTGATATTATGCAG GTGTGGAGCAACGATGCTTATGAGAGCGTGGAGCACAGAGTGAAGGTGAACGCTGAGAAGGAAAGATTTTCTGTTCCATTCTTCTTTAATCCAGCATACTACACCATCGTGAAGCCCTTAGAGGAGTTAACAAATGAGCACAACCCTGCAAAATATAGGCCTTACATTTGGGGGAAGTTTTTGGCCAACAGAAAGCATAGCAATTTCCAAAAGCTTGATGTTGAGAACATCCAAATCTCTCACTTTAGGGTCTCAGAATTAGGTGAAAAATTAGAGGGTACATTGTCCATCAACAATTAA
- the LOC110604476 gene encoding protein DOWNY MILDEW RESISTANCE 6 isoform X2, giving the protein MGEVDPAFVQEPEHRPKLRTIEAEGIPIIDLSILSSSDANPDHSRALENLVKQVGNACRDWGFFQVINHGVSLEKREKIFNVSRKFYAQPLEERNKIRKDDKKMLGYNDAEHTKNVRDWKEVFDLAVQNPILMSASYKPDDKEITEWHNQWPEYPPELREVCEDYVKEMEKLAYKLLELIALSLSLQPDRFHGFYKDKTAYMRLNHYRPCPAPHLALGIGRHKDSGALTILAQDDVQGLEVKRKSDGEWTLVKPTPSSYIINVGDIMQKTQGSKINMLDAKPHDTLELSTLLQFGSFRCLSKVEPGI; this is encoded by the exons ATGGGAGAGGTGGATCCAGCCTTCGTTCAAGAACCAGAACACAGGCCGAAACTGAGAACTATTGAAGCCGAAGGGATACCCATAATTGATCTCTCCATACTAAGCTCTTCTGATGCCAACCCAGATCATTCTCGAGCACTTGAAAATCTTGTTAAGCAGGTAGGCAACGCATGCAGGGACTGGGGTTTTTTTCAAGTGATAAATCATGGGGTATCACTGGAAAAGCGAGAAAAGATTTTCAATGTATCAAGGAAATTTTACGCTCAGCCTCTTGAGGAGAGAAACAAGATTAGAAAAGATGATAAGAAGATGTTAGGTTATAATGACGCAGAGCACACCAAAAATGTCAGGGACTGGAAAGAGGTGTTTGATTTGGCTGTGCAGAATCCAATTTTAATGTCTGCTTCATATAAGCCTGATGACAAGGAGATCACTGAGTGGCATAATCAATGGCCTGAGTACCCTCCTGAACTAAG GGAAGTCTGCGAAGATTATGTTAAAGAAATGGAAAAACTTGCCTATAAGTTGTTGGAGCTCATTGCCCTGAGTCTAAGCCTGCAACCAGATAGGTTCCATGGCTTCTATAAAGACAAAACTGCCTACATGAGGCTCAACCACTATCGACCTTGCCCTGCTCCTCATCTAGCTCTTGGGATTGGTCGACACAAAGATTCTGGTGCCTTAACGATTCTTGCACAAGATGATGTGCAAGGACTTGAAGTGAAGCGTAAATCTGATGGAGAGTGGACTTTGGTCAAACCAACCCCATCTTCTTACATAATCAACGTTGGTGATATTATGCAG AAGACTCAAGGTTCAAAAATCAACATGCTTGATGCTAAACCTCATGATACATTGGAACTCTCTACTCTACTTCAGTTTGGTAGTTTCCGCTGCCTATCTAAGGTTGAACCTGGGATTTGA
- the LOC110604476 gene encoding protein DOWNY MILDEW RESISTANCE 6 isoform X3: MGEVDPAFVQEPEHRPKLRTIEAEGIPIIDLSILSSSDANPDHSRALENLVKQVGNACRDWGFFQVINHGVSLEKREKIFNVSRKFYAQPLEERNKIRKDDKKMLGYNDAEHTKNVRDWKEVFDLAVQNPILMSASYKPDDKEITEWHNQWPEYPPELREVCEDYVKEMEKLAYKLLELIALSLSLQPDRFHGFYKDKTAYMRLNHYRPCPAPHLALGIGRHKDSGALTILAQDDVQGLEVKRKSDGEWTLVKPTPSSYIINVGDIMQTQGSKINMLDAKPHDTLELSTLLQFGSFRCLSKVEPGI; the protein is encoded by the exons ATGGGAGAGGTGGATCCAGCCTTCGTTCAAGAACCAGAACACAGGCCGAAACTGAGAACTATTGAAGCCGAAGGGATACCCATAATTGATCTCTCCATACTAAGCTCTTCTGATGCCAACCCAGATCATTCTCGAGCACTTGAAAATCTTGTTAAGCAGGTAGGCAACGCATGCAGGGACTGGGGTTTTTTTCAAGTGATAAATCATGGGGTATCACTGGAAAAGCGAGAAAAGATTTTCAATGTATCAAGGAAATTTTACGCTCAGCCTCTTGAGGAGAGAAACAAGATTAGAAAAGATGATAAGAAGATGTTAGGTTATAATGACGCAGAGCACACCAAAAATGTCAGGGACTGGAAAGAGGTGTTTGATTTGGCTGTGCAGAATCCAATTTTAATGTCTGCTTCATATAAGCCTGATGACAAGGAGATCACTGAGTGGCATAATCAATGGCCTGAGTACCCTCCTGAACTAAG GGAAGTCTGCGAAGATTATGTTAAAGAAATGGAAAAACTTGCCTATAAGTTGTTGGAGCTCATTGCCCTGAGTCTAAGCCTGCAACCAGATAGGTTCCATGGCTTCTATAAAGACAAAACTGCCTACATGAGGCTCAACCACTATCGACCTTGCCCTGCTCCTCATCTAGCTCTTGGGATTGGTCGACACAAAGATTCTGGTGCCTTAACGATTCTTGCACAAGATGATGTGCAAGGACTTGAAGTGAAGCGTAAATCTGATGGAGAGTGGACTTTGGTCAAACCAACCCCATCTTCTTACATAATCAACGTTGGTGATATTATGCAG ACTCAAGGTTCAAAAATCAACATGCTTGATGCTAAACCTCATGATACATTGGAACTCTCTACTCTACTTCAGTTTGGTAGTTTCCGCTGCCTATCTAAGGTTGAACCTGGGATTTGA